From Streptomyces yatensis, one genomic window encodes:
- a CDS encoding FUSC family protein, producing MRTLPTPPDWLTHPLRGKRALRDPIPWAAVARGALGVGPVVAVGVGSGHLPFGMLAGLGAMFAHVNDRPATRTTRIVRIGLPALAGAVGLLTGAWLGTLGLGMWIALALAAVGLVSGAISAIGPVSSAAGVQLMVLAVVGAGMPVPVSPPVKAGLLLIGAAWVIAMATLLPRVIPSRQTAPSDQRETVAAVYDAFADLMTAVGTDGGQAARRRLTAAYDAAYEALYAHRLPLHHLDEEERRLRDRLAVAGALSEGVLTLLWENEPVPDRVARTPAQLARSVRTGLPPGRLPAPVPDTAGNVAMHRAVLLAARVFDGEPAPPVGAVVPGHRQRLRRALGPAGREYAARVALCVGVSTVLAQQLPGEHWYWLPATAAFLVKPDMGPLVSRAVSRALGTAVGVAVFGGLATVFGPGAGVTPDAGAPAIWPVVVAAVCSALIPVSVRHFALQTAVLTPLLLSLVYLGGDTDPGFTRLTDTLLACGVVLAAGALPGLGGPRAQVSVRLSLAVRATRDHLDRVLTAEAPYATRLRLRREAYRALADARRAVEVAGAEHPPFGRDLAAWAPVVFALEEIVDAATACGVRLDQGAPQPEPALAARLRAALSDLADAVAARRPPTDLVLPAGVAVGDCATLADVTAGLRRARDLAAG from the coding sequence TTGCGCACGCTGCCCACACCGCCCGACTGGCTGACGCACCCCCTGCGCGGGAAGCGGGCGCTGCGGGACCCCATCCCCTGGGCGGCGGTGGCCCGCGGAGCTCTCGGCGTGGGACCGGTGGTGGCCGTCGGCGTGGGGTCGGGACATCTGCCCTTCGGGATGCTCGCCGGGCTGGGGGCCATGTTCGCCCATGTCAACGACCGCCCCGCCACCCGCACCACCCGGATCGTGCGCATCGGCCTGCCCGCCCTCGCCGGGGCCGTCGGCCTGCTGACCGGGGCCTGGCTGGGCACGCTGGGCCTCGGGATGTGGATCGCGCTCGCCCTCGCCGCCGTCGGGCTGGTCTCCGGTGCGATCAGCGCCATCGGGCCGGTCAGCTCCGCCGCCGGGGTGCAGTTGATGGTGCTCGCCGTGGTCGGCGCGGGCATGCCCGTCCCGGTGTCCCCTCCGGTCAAGGCGGGCCTGCTGCTCATCGGCGCCGCGTGGGTGATCGCGATGGCCACGCTGCTGCCACGTGTCATCCCCTCACGCCAGACCGCACCCTCCGATCAACGGGAGACGGTGGCCGCCGTATATGACGCCTTCGCCGACCTGATGACGGCGGTCGGCACCGACGGCGGACAGGCCGCCCGGCGCCGGCTGACCGCCGCCTACGACGCCGCGTACGAGGCCCTCTACGCCCACCGGCTCCCCCTCCATCACCTCGACGAGGAGGAGCGGCGGCTGCGCGACCGGCTGGCGGTGGCCGGAGCACTCAGCGAGGGCGTCCTGACCCTCCTGTGGGAGAACGAGCCGGTGCCCGACCGCGTCGCGCGCACCCCCGCCCAGCTGGCCCGCTCGGTACGGACCGGACTGCCACCGGGCCGGCTGCCCGCCCCCGTACCCGACACCGCGGGCAACGTGGCCATGCACCGGGCCGTGCTGCTCGCCGCCCGGGTCTTCGACGGCGAACCGGCGCCCCCCGTCGGCGCGGTCGTCCCCGGCCACCGGCAGCGGCTGCGCCGCGCGCTCGGCCCGGCGGGCCGGGAGTACGCCGCCCGGGTGGCCCTGTGCGTGGGCGTCAGCACCGTGCTCGCCCAGCAACTGCCGGGCGAGCACTGGTACTGGCTCCCCGCCACCGCCGCCTTCCTGGTCAAGCCCGACATGGGCCCGCTGGTCTCCCGGGCCGTCTCCCGCGCGCTCGGCACCGCCGTGGGCGTGGCCGTCTTCGGCGGGCTCGCCACGGTGTTCGGTCCCGGCGCGGGCGTCACCCCCGATGCGGGCGCCCCCGCCATCTGGCCGGTCGTCGTCGCGGCGGTCTGCTCCGCGCTGATCCCCGTCTCCGTACGCCACTTCGCCCTGCAGACCGCCGTGCTCACCCCGCTGCTGCTCTCCCTCGTCTACCTCGGCGGCGACACCGACCCCGGGTTCACCCGGCTCACCGACACGCTGCTGGCCTGCGGTGTGGTGCTGGCCGCCGGAGCGCTGCCCGGGCTCGGCGGCCCCCGCGCCCAGGTGTCCGTGCGGCTGTCGCTCGCCGTCCGCGCCACCCGCGACCACCTGGACCGGGTGCTGACCGCCGAAGCGCCGTATGCCACCCGGCTGCGGCTGCGCCGCGAGGCATACCGCGCCCTCGCCGACGCGCGCAGAGCGGTGGAGGTGGCCGGCGCCGAACACCCGCCCTTCGGCCGGGACCTGGCGGCCTGGGCGCCGGTGGTCTTCGCCCTGGAGGAGATCGTGGACGCGGCCACAGCCTGCGGCGTACGGCTCGATCAGGGCGCCCCGCAGCCCGAGCCCGCCCTCGCGGCCCGGCTGCGGGCCGCGCTGTCCGACCTGGCCGACGCCGTCGCCGCCCGCCGCCCCCCGACGGACCTCGTCCTGCCCGCGGGGGTTGCGGTGGGAGACTGCGCCACCCTCGCCGATGTCACCGCCGGGCTGCGCAGGGCCCGCGACCTGGCGGCGGGCTGA
- a CDS encoding ribonuclease H family protein: MAEQIIAACDGASKGNPGPAAWAWVIGGTDGAVERWEAGPLGTATNNVAELTALQRLLESTDATVPLQVRMDSQYAMKAVTTWLPGWRKKGWKTASGSPVANRELVMRIDELLDGRKVEFVYVPAHQVDGDPFNAAADGAASHTARTQQPAGTSLGSALPPPETQTTTRSAGRGGTARPRTTAAQRGTGPRSKASIKAKFPGRCRCGTPYAKGETISKNSDGWGHPACAA; the protein is encoded by the coding sequence ATGGCTGAACAGATCATCGCCGCGTGTGACGGGGCATCGAAGGGAAACCCCGGGCCCGCGGCCTGGGCATGGGTCATCGGGGGCACCGACGGTGCGGTGGAGCGCTGGGAGGCCGGGCCGCTTGGCACCGCGACCAACAACGTGGCCGAGCTCACCGCATTGCAAAGGCTGCTGGAGTCCACCGACGCGACCGTGCCGCTGCAGGTGCGCATGGACTCGCAGTACGCGATGAAGGCGGTCACCACATGGCTGCCCGGGTGGCGGAAGAAGGGGTGGAAGACCGCCTCGGGATCCCCGGTGGCCAACCGCGAGCTCGTGATGCGTATCGACGAGCTCCTGGACGGCCGCAAGGTGGAATTCGTCTACGTTCCGGCGCACCAGGTCGACGGCGATCCGTTCAACGCGGCCGCCGACGGGGCGGCCAGCCACACCGCCCGCACCCAGCAGCCCGCGGGCACCTCGCTCGGCTCCGCCCTGCCCCCGCCCGAGACCCAGACGACGACACGCTCAGCGGGCCGCGGTGGCACGGCGCGCCCGCGCACCACGGCCGCACAGCGGGGGACGGGCCCCCGCTCCAAGGCCTCCATCAAGGCGAAGTTCCCCGGCCGGTGCCGCTGCGGCACGCCCTACGCCAAGGGCGAGACCATCAGCAAGAACTCCGACGGTTGGGGCCATCCGGCCTGCGCCGCCTGA
- a CDS encoding VOC family protein, translating to MPHPTQPRHDSEPQATVVQLNHTAVYAHDRQLSAEFIAAILGVEVGAPFGPFLPIDLGNGVTLDYYEKRDEPIQPQHYAFLVPDEQFDAMIARLEAIGVTYYADPGHTDPGRINRLFGGRGAYFDDPGGHNMEIITRPYIRP from the coding sequence ATGCCCCACCCAACGCAGCCCCGACACGACTCCGAGCCCCAGGCCACCGTCGTCCAGCTGAATCACACCGCCGTCTATGCCCACGACCGGCAGCTGTCCGCCGAATTCATCGCCGCGATTCTGGGGGTGGAGGTCGGCGCCCCGTTCGGCCCGTTTCTGCCCATCGATCTCGGCAACGGCGTGACGCTCGACTACTACGAGAAGCGCGACGAGCCGATACAGCCGCAGCACTACGCGTTCCTCGTGCCCGATGAGCAGTTCGACGCCATGATCGCCCGCCTGGAGGCGATCGGTGTCACCTACTACGCCGACCCCGGCCACACCGACCCCGGACGGATCAACCGTCTCTTCGGTGGCCGTGGCGCGTACTTCGACGATCCCGGCGGTCACAACATGGAGATCATCACCCGGCCCTATATCCGTCCCTAG
- a CDS encoding type 1 glutamine amidotransferase domain-containing protein, whose protein sequence is MRILMPLPDRDFDVTEVAVPWKLLTDLGHEVVIATEHGDGPPAADPLLITGVLFGQLGAEPEPKEFYRQLTDATAFRRPLAWADLEPEAYDGLILPGGHAPGMRQYLGSDVLREKIAELWGLDRPVGAICHGVLTLARTNDPATGRSLLADRRTTCLPAYMERTAYYLTAWRRGRYYRTYPAYVQDEVVAALNDPAQFERGPIELRRRGTATDDTPAFVVQDGRYLSARWPGDAYLFARRFAEMLT, encoded by the coding sequence GTGCGTATTCTCATGCCGCTGCCCGACCGGGACTTCGACGTCACCGAGGTGGCCGTGCCCTGGAAGCTCCTGACCGACCTCGGCCATGAGGTGGTGATCGCCACCGAACACGGCGACGGCCCGCCGGCCGCCGATCCGCTGCTGATCACCGGAGTGCTCTTCGGGCAACTCGGCGCGGAGCCCGAGCCCAAGGAGTTCTACCGGCAGCTCACCGACGCGACCGCCTTCCGCCGCCCCCTGGCATGGGCGGACCTCGAGCCCGAGGCGTACGACGGGCTGATCCTGCCCGGCGGCCACGCCCCGGGGATGCGCCAGTACCTCGGCTCCGACGTCCTGCGCGAGAAGATCGCGGAGCTCTGGGGGCTGGACCGCCCGGTCGGCGCCATATGCCACGGCGTCCTCACCCTGGCCCGCACCAACGACCCGGCCACCGGCCGCAGCCTCCTCGCCGACCGGCGCACCACCTGCCTGCCCGCGTACATGGAGCGGACCGCCTACTACCTCACGGCCTGGCGCCGCGGCCGCTACTACCGCACCTATCCGGCCTACGTCCAGGACGAGGTCGTCGCCGCCCTGAACGACCCCGCCCAGTTCGAACGCGGACCCATCGAGCTACGGCGCCGCGGCACGGCCACCGACGACACCCCCGCCTTCGTCGTGCAGGACGGCCGATACCTGTCCGCCCGCTGGCCCGGCGACGCCTACCTCTTCGCCCGGCGCTTCGCCGAGATGCTCACCTGA
- a CDS encoding endonuclease I family protein — MSTHRPSRSRRLPLLAVVAVAGIAAPSVAAANTPAPADTNRPTAVQALDDTYYQDAMGKSGPELKAALHTIISDQTKVSYDEVWDALKSTDEDPDNSSNVILLYSGRSQSKDASGGNPDDWNREHVWAKSHGDFGTATGPGTDLHHLRPTNVTVNSIRGNKDFDNGGQDVPDAPGNRSDDDSFEPRDQVKGDVARMILYMAVRYDGDDGFADLEPNDNVDNGSAPNIGRLSVLKAWSAEDPPDAFEKNRNQVIYDSFQHNRNPFIDHPEWVDSIWK, encoded by the coding sequence ATGTCCACTCATCGCCCGAGCCGATCACGGCGCCTTCCGCTGCTGGCCGTCGTGGCCGTGGCCGGTATCGCCGCTCCTTCGGTCGCCGCCGCCAACACACCGGCCCCGGCCGACACCAACCGGCCCACGGCCGTGCAGGCGCTGGACGACACCTACTACCAGGACGCGATGGGCAAGAGCGGCCCGGAGCTGAAGGCCGCGCTGCACACGATCATCAGCGACCAGACCAAGGTGTCCTACGACGAGGTATGGGACGCGCTGAAGTCCACGGACGAGGACCCGGACAACTCGTCGAACGTCATCCTCCTCTACTCCGGCCGCTCCCAGTCCAAGGACGCGAGCGGCGGCAACCCGGACGACTGGAACCGCGAGCACGTCTGGGCGAAGTCGCACGGTGACTTCGGCACGGCCACCGGGCCCGGCACCGACCTGCACCACCTGCGCCCCACCAACGTCACGGTGAACAGCATCCGCGGCAACAAGGACTTCGACAACGGCGGCCAGGACGTGCCCGACGCCCCCGGCAACCGCAGTGACGACGACTCCTTCGAACCCCGTGACCAGGTCAAGGGCGATGTCGCCCGGATGATCCTCTACATGGCCGTCCGCTACGACGGGGACGACGGCTTCGCCGACCTCGAGCCCAACGACAACGTCGACAACGGCTCCGCGCCGAATATCGGCCGCCTGTCGGTGCTGAAGGCGTGGAGCGCCGAGGACCCGCCCGACGCCTTCGAGAAGAACCGCAACCAGGTCATCTACGACAGCTTCCAGCACAACCGGAACCCGTTCATCGACCACCCCGAATGGGTCGACTCCATCTGGAAGTAA
- a CDS encoding maleylpyruvate isomerase family mycothiol-dependent enzyme: MESVSGQGDGGSTWPSGLNEAIRATAADIATTLRGAPDTGARVPGSQWTVGEAAAHLAQANELMAHLADGKTRGYGDGTPHGLAEANQLALAAFAERRAEPLAAMIVEQADAFLRSAARPASSGRPASSGELVTPMGPMSLDVLGSYLLTHMLGHGYDLARALGRPHMINRARVELTLPFLITAMPRVVDTTATAGLTARFTVRLRGGARFGTTFSDGAVTVTPHPPSRPDCTILTEPVAFLLMALGRRGPWGAAARGHVLAWGRKPWLAPRFPTLFTAP, encoded by the coding sequence GTGGAATCCGTGAGCGGGCAGGGCGACGGCGGCAGCACGTGGCCCTCGGGGCTGAATGAGGCGATCCGCGCCACCGCGGCCGACATCGCCACAACGCTGCGCGGCGCACCCGACACCGGGGCTCGGGTGCCCGGGTCGCAGTGGACGGTCGGGGAGGCGGCGGCGCATCTGGCGCAGGCCAACGAGCTGATGGCGCACCTCGCGGACGGCAAGACCCGCGGTTACGGGGACGGGACGCCGCACGGGCTGGCCGAGGCCAACCAGCTCGCGCTCGCCGCGTTCGCCGAGCGTCGGGCCGAGCCGCTGGCCGCCATGATCGTGGAGCAGGCCGATGCCTTCCTCCGGTCGGCGGCCCGGCCCGCGTCATCCGGCCGGCCCGCGTCATCCGGAGAGCTGGTCACACCGATGGGCCCGATGAGCCTGGACGTATTGGGGTCGTATCTGCTGACCCATATGCTCGGCCACGGCTATGACCTCGCCCGTGCGCTGGGCCGCCCGCATATGATCAACCGGGCGCGGGTCGAACTGACCCTGCCCTTCCTGATCACGGCCATGCCACGGGTGGTCGACACCACGGCCACCGCCGGGCTCACCGCCCGCTTCACCGTCCGCCTCAGGGGTGGCGCCCGCTTCGGCACCACCTTCTCCGACGGGGCGGTGACGGTCACCCCCCATCCGCCGAGCCGCCCGGACTGCACCATCCTCACCGAGCCCGTCGCCTTCCTTCTGATGGCACTGGGCCGCCGCGGCCCGTGGGGCGCCGCCGCCAGGGGCCACGTTCTCGCCTGGGGCCGGAAGCCCTGGCTCGCCCCACGGTTCCCCACGCTCTTCACCGCGCCCTGA
- a CDS encoding AlkA N-terminal domain-containing protein — protein MSDDSRYEAVCSRDARFDGEFFFGVATTGIYCRPSCPATTPRRKNVRFFPTSAAAQGAGFRACRRCRPDAVPGSADWNARADAVGRAMRMIGDGVVDREGVAGLAARLGYSARQVQRQLTAELGAGPVALARAQRAHTARILLQTTPLRASEIAFAAGFSSVRQFNDTLREIYAATPTELRAARPAKSSLSGPAVATGGVLGTNGGTAGVPLRLAYRGSYDTTQVFDYLARRALTGLEEMVGAPGARTYRRTLRLPHACAIVEIDERPGDGWLECRLRLTELRDLTTAIQRIRRLFDLDADPYAVAERLAANAALAPLVGARPGLRSPGTADPHELAVRAVLGQQVSVAAGRVLGDALVAAYGKPLARPDGGLTHLFPRAEDLAEAPLTELGMPESRRATLRTLATALADGTVRLDAGADRDRAEKELLGLRGIGPWTAGYVRMRALSDPDVLLESDVAVLAGARAAGAHLEDSEGWRPWRSYAMHHLWNVPRARPE, from the coding sequence ATGAGTGACGACAGCAGGTACGAGGCGGTGTGCAGCCGCGACGCGCGGTTCGACGGCGAGTTCTTCTTCGGTGTCGCCACGACCGGGATCTACTGCCGGCCGAGCTGCCCGGCGACCACGCCCCGGCGCAAGAACGTCCGGTTCTTTCCGACCTCGGCCGCCGCGCAGGGCGCGGGGTTCCGGGCCTGCCGCCGCTGCCGGCCGGACGCCGTGCCCGGCTCCGCCGACTGGAACGCGCGGGCGGACGCCGTCGGCCGCGCCATGCGGATGATCGGGGACGGGGTGGTGGACCGGGAGGGAGTGGCCGGACTCGCGGCGCGGCTCGGTTACAGCGCCCGGCAGGTGCAGCGGCAGCTGACCGCCGAGCTCGGCGCCGGGCCGGTCGCGCTCGCCCGCGCGCAGCGCGCCCACACCGCGCGGATCCTGCTGCAGACCACCCCCCTGCGAGCCTCGGAGATCGCCTTCGCGGCCGGGTTCTCCAGCGTCCGGCAGTTCAACGACACGCTGCGCGAGATCTACGCCGCCACCCCCACCGAACTGCGTGCCGCCAGGCCCGCGAAGTCCTCCCTGTCCGGGCCCGCGGTGGCCACCGGCGGGGTGCTGGGGACGAACGGCGGGACGGCCGGGGTGCCGCTGCGGCTCGCCTACCGCGGTTCGTACGACACCACGCAGGTCTTCGACTATCTCGCCCGGCGTGCCCTCACCGGCCTGGAGGAGATGGTGGGCGCCCCGGGCGCCCGGACCTACCGCCGCACCCTGCGGCTGCCGCACGCCTGCGCCATCGTCGAGATCGACGAACGGCCCGGTGACGGCTGGCTGGAGTGCCGGCTGCGTCTGACCGAGCTGCGCGATCTGACCACCGCCATCCAGCGGATTCGGCGCCTGTTCGACCTGGACGCCGATCCGTACGCGGTCGCCGAGCGCCTCGCCGCCAACGCCGCGCTCGCGCCCCTGGTGGGCGCGCGGCCGGGGCTGCGTTCCCCGGGCACCGCCGACCCCCATGAGCTGGCCGTGCGCGCCGTGCTCGGCCAGCAGGTCTCGGTGGCGGCCGGGCGGGTGCTGGGCGATGCGCTGGTCGCCGCGTACGGGAAGCCCCTGGCGCGGCCCGACGGCGGGCTCACGCATCTCTTCCCGCGCGCGGAGGACCTGGCCGAGGCGCCGCTCACCGAGCTCGGCATGCCGGAGAGCCGGCGCGCCACGCTGCGCACGCTCGCCACCGCGCTCGCGGACGGCACGGTGCGGCTGGACGCCGGGGCCGACCGCGACCGGGCCGAGAAGGAACTCCTGGGGCTGCGTGGCATCGGCCCCTGGACGGCCGGTTACGTCCGGATGCGGGCGCTGAGCGACCCCGATGTGCTGCTGGAGTCGGATGTCGCCGTACTGGCCGGGGCCCGCGCCGCCGGGGCGCATCTGGAGGACTCCGAGGGCTGGCGCCCCTGGCGCTCGTACGCCATGCACCACCTCTGGAACGTCCCGCGGGCCCGGCCCGAGTGA
- a CDS encoding zinc-dependent alcohol dehydrogenase family protein produces MKAVAIQAFGRPEGLAVIDLPTPTPAEGQVLIANEAIGVGGADVLIRSGVLASYGFKEGHIPGSEVAGIVTAVGEGVDTSWVGRRVWAFTGVSGGYVEQTIASVEETLPLPEDLSPVDAVTVGSSGVVAHFGLAHAHFATGESVLVRGAAGSIGIMAVQLAAHGGAGAVAVTTSSAERGDRLRKLGATHVLDRSGEGGEDAPTGYDVIIDIIGGADMPSFFAKLNPNGRMVAVGMVGGLPPADFGMTMMAAFRKSMSFATFSSDTVAEADRRAVRTEQFAAAGRGELRTVVHEVLPLEDAVPAHRKMDAGEVFGRIVLTP; encoded by the coding sequence TTGAAGGCAGTCGCGATCCAGGCGTTCGGACGCCCCGAAGGTCTGGCGGTCATCGACCTTCCCACCCCCACTCCCGCCGAGGGACAGGTACTCATCGCCAATGAGGCGATCGGTGTCGGCGGCGCCGACGTCCTGATCCGAAGCGGTGTCCTCGCCTCCTACGGCTTCAAGGAAGGCCATATCCCCGGCAGCGAGGTGGCGGGCATCGTGACCGCGGTCGGCGAGGGCGTCGACACGTCATGGGTCGGTCGGCGCGTATGGGCGTTCACCGGCGTGAGTGGCGGCTACGTCGAGCAGACCATCGCCTCGGTCGAGGAGACCCTGCCACTCCCCGAGGACCTGTCGCCGGTCGACGCGGTGACGGTCGGGAGCTCCGGAGTGGTGGCCCACTTCGGCCTTGCCCATGCCCACTTCGCGACCGGCGAGTCCGTGCTGGTGCGCGGCGCGGCCGGCAGCATCGGGATCATGGCGGTCCAGCTCGCGGCTCATGGCGGTGCCGGCGCGGTGGCGGTCACGACGTCGTCGGCCGAGCGCGGTGATCGCCTGCGCAAGCTCGGCGCGACCCATGTGCTGGACCGCTCCGGCGAGGGTGGCGAGGACGCTCCCACGGGCTACGACGTCATCATTGACATCATCGGCGGTGCGGACATGCCCTCCTTCTTCGCCAAGCTCAACCCGAACGGCCGCATGGTGGCCGTCGGCATGGTCGGGGGCCTGCCACCGGCGGACTTCGGCATGACGATGATGGCGGCGTTCCGGAAGTCGATGTCCTTCGCCACCTTCAGCTCCGACACCGTGGCCGAAGCCGATCGACGTGCGGTGCGGACCGAGCAGTTCGCGGCCGCAGGCCGTGGCGAGCTGCGGACGGTGGTGCATGAGGTGCTGCCGTTGGAGGACGCCGTGCCGGCACACCGGAAGATGGACGCCGGTGAGGTGTTCGGCAGGATCGTGCTGACACCGTGA
- a CDS encoding NACHT domain-containing protein, translating into MQGEPVARNEFSGTAHTVIQAHTIYGGIHFNDGRRPVTGRWLAGQLLLAGCSVAVGGSLFALRARDDGDGSALPGSMLGPVAVAVALATVGLWLAVRAILRHRRSRVLWGDLSGPELNAAADRLASAVREQLGREERLRRLQDPAPIPVRWDTAAQDLIDHWENVTGGGPVDLGGRFEEITDVLDRVPSGRLVVLGPAGTGKSVLMVRLALDRLDRLDRLDRLDRRAPGERIPVILPLATWRPQAQPDLWEWAAELLGTRYASVATGTASARDLARELLRTGRLLPILDGFDELPAAVRPQALRTLNGTLDRAAQIVLTSREGEYRDAAGEARVLTGAAAVSVRPLTLADLTAYLSRTATPSPRAGSSWRQVLDPRTSDPARAARARVLGEALATPLMASLARKAYSDTGRDPAELLDPGRFPDSAAIEAHLLDQFVPATYDASLAAAVPGRHWDAEDAHRWLTFLARHARTLGTPEVTWWSLPRALPWPVRHAAVIAAMVLGLVALAPIGYSRPVEGPLGIGSPPLLAVAVLFGVTAVIDDAMDIPQPRALTTRGRIPLLLRRTAAVVPIAVFVVMVATMGDLRSSLYPVVPLVLLVGGGVWQDTADHALARSPRALLRSDRRTVLALPGTRAFADSRRACAAALSLLPPLALFLSQQITTNYPPGVTPPAHSEELVTGGDWLLVSLSSVAALLLYGFAFSAWGKFAVARLWLAATGRLPWHLMEFLEDACERGALRQSGGVLSFRHRTLQDRLAPPRPSPPTPAPTPDAPSPWQVLAPALSPFVLCLMLPGLVITLNTPDDERYRSVPEACVLLDQHLAARAIPRPEATTREPFSNGESRCYWSTDGEMTPRVDLVVTIGRAEAGQSAVQEAVMVFRSVDTISREHARGRRSMLSLGQEAVWWRWDGGGQVLVRQDNIVLNMDMHGPAADTRLPAFAEEVLHRALTKARRSS; encoded by the coding sequence ATGCAGGGCGAGCCGGTGGCGCGCAACGAGTTCTCCGGTACCGCGCACACGGTGATCCAGGCGCACACCATCTACGGCGGTATCCACTTCAACGACGGCCGCCGCCCGGTCACCGGCCGTTGGCTCGCAGGTCAACTGCTGCTCGCGGGCTGCTCGGTGGCGGTGGGCGGGAGTCTGTTCGCCCTCAGGGCACGGGACGACGGAGACGGTTCCGCGCTGCCCGGTTCGATGCTCGGGCCGGTGGCGGTGGCGGTGGCGCTGGCCACGGTGGGCCTGTGGCTGGCAGTCCGCGCCATCCTGCGCCACCGCCGCTCCAGGGTCCTGTGGGGCGACCTCTCCGGTCCGGAGCTGAACGCGGCGGCCGACCGGCTCGCCAGCGCCGTACGGGAGCAGTTGGGCCGTGAGGAGCGGCTGCGCCGCCTGCAGGATCCGGCGCCGATCCCGGTCCGGTGGGACACCGCCGCCCAGGACCTGATCGACCACTGGGAGAACGTCACCGGCGGTGGCCCGGTCGATCTCGGCGGGCGGTTCGAGGAGATCACCGATGTGCTCGACCGGGTGCCGTCGGGCCGGCTCGTCGTACTCGGGCCGGCCGGTACCGGGAAGTCCGTGCTCATGGTCCGTCTCGCACTCGACCGCCTCGACCGCCTCGACCGCCTCGACCGCCTCGACCGCCGCGCCCCCGGCGAGAGGATCCCGGTGATCCTGCCCCTCGCCACCTGGCGGCCCCAGGCCCAGCCCGACTTATGGGAGTGGGCGGCCGAACTGCTCGGCACCCGTTACGCCTCGGTGGCCACCGGCACCGCCTCCGCCCGCGACCTCGCACGCGAACTGCTGCGCACCGGCCGCCTGTTGCCCATCCTCGACGGATTCGACGAACTGCCCGCGGCGGTGCGGCCACAGGCCCTGCGCACCCTGAACGGAACTCTCGACCGGGCCGCACAGATCGTCCTCACCAGCCGCGAGGGCGAATACCGCGACGCGGCGGGGGAGGCGCGCGTGCTCACCGGCGCCGCCGCCGTCAGCGTGCGGCCACTCACCCTCGCCGACCTCACGGCCTATCTTTCCCGCACCGCCACCCCGTCCCCCAGAGCCGGCAGCTCCTGGCGGCAGGTGCTCGATCCCCGCACGTCCGACCCGGCGCGCGCGGCGCGGGCGCGGGTCCTGGGCGAGGCGCTGGCCACCCCGCTGATGGCGTCGCTGGCCCGCAAGGCGTACAGCGACACCGGCCGGGACCCGGCCGAACTGCTGGACCCCGGCCGCTTTCCCGACAGCGCGGCCATCGAGGCACATCTCCTCGACCAGTTCGTGCCCGCCACCTACGACGCCTCCCTCGCCGCCGCGGTCCCGGGACGCCACTGGGACGCCGAAGACGCACACCGCTGGCTCACCTTCCTCGCCCGCCACGCCCGGACCCTGGGCACCCCGGAGGTGACCTGGTGGAGCCTGCCACGCGCGCTGCCGTGGCCGGTACGTCACGCGGCGGTGATCGCGGCCATGGTGCTGGGACTCGTGGCACTGGCACCCATCGGCTACAGCCGGCCCGTGGAGGGGCCGCTCGGCATCGGTTCGCCGCCCCTGCTCGCCGTAGCGGTCCTCTTCGGTGTGACCGCCGTCATCGACGACGCGATGGACATCCCGCAGCCCCGCGCACTCACCACCCGTGGCCGGATACCCCTCCTTCTGCGGAGGACGGCAGCCGTCGTTCCGATCGCGGTCTTCGTGGTCATGGTCGCCACGATGGGGGACCTGCGGTCGTCGCTGTACCCGGTGGTCCCGCTGGTGCTGCTCGTGGGTGGCGGGGTCTGGCAGGACACCGCCGACCACGCCCTGGCCCGCAGTCCGAGAGCGCTGCTGCGCTCGGACCGCCGGACCGTACTGGCACTGCCCGGCACACGCGCCTTCGCGGATTCCCGCCGTGCCTGCGCCGCGGCGCTGTCTCTCCTGCCGCCGCTGGCGCTGTTCCTGAGCCAACAGATCACGACGAACTACCCTCCGGGCGTGACGCCTCCCGCGCACAGCGAGGAACTGGTCACCGGCGGGGACTGGCTGCTGGTGTCCCTGAGCAGCGTGGCGGCACTGCTCCTGTACGGATTCGCCTTCTCGGCATGGGGGAAGTTCGCCGTCGCCAGACTCTGGCTGGCCGCGACCGGCCGTCTCCCCTGGCACCTGATGGAATTCCTGGAGGACGCCTGCGAACGTGGCGCTCTCCGCCAGTCCGGCGGTGTTCTGTCCTTCCGGCACCGCACTCTCCAGGACCGGCTGGCGCCACCCCGGCCGAGCCCGCCGACCCCCGCCCCGACACCCGATGCACCCTCGCCATGGCAGGTGCTCGCCCCGGCACTGTCCCCGTTCGTGCTCTGCCTGATGCTGCCGGGGCTGGTCATCACCCTCAACACCCCGGACGACGAACGCTACCGATCCGTACCCGAAGCCTGTGTGCTGCTGGACCAGCACCTGGCCGCCCGGGCCATACCCCGACCGGAAGCGACGACCCGAGAACCCTTCAGCAACGGGGAGTCTCGCTGCTACTGGTCCACCGACGGCGAGATGACGCCCAGGGTCGACCTGGTGGTCACGATCGGGCGGGCGGAGGCGGGTCAGAGCGCCGTCCAGGAAGCCGTGATGGTCTTCCGCAGCGTGGACACCATCAGCCGAGAACACGCTCGGGGTCGCAGGTCGATGCTGAGCCTCGGGCAGGAGGCGGTCTGGTGGCGGTGGGACGGCGGCGGCCAGGTGCTCGTGCGCCAGGACAACATCGTCCTCAACATGGACATGCACGGACCCGCCGCTGACACACGGCTGCCCGCCTTCGCCGAGGAGGTGCTGCACCGGGCCCTGACGAAAGCCCGGCGCAGCAGTTGA